Below is a window of Schistosoma haematobium chromosome Unknown HiC_scaffold_95, whole genome shotgun sequence DNA.
TGAAGGTTTACAACCAGAATTTCATCGTATTTAACATCCCGTATTTCCAGGCTGACAATTCAGCAAACAGATAGTGCTGTTTCTAGTAGTCTGTAATTAGTGTATGTACACATTTTAACTCACTCATATTCTGATTAATTAGGTAGAGAATTCCCTTCGTTCTAGTTTATTTTAACTCAGATAAGTTTTTAGAAAAAGTACTCCTATCGCTTTTCTACTACTGACTCACTTCATTATATCTTTATAGCGATCTCATTCTTGTTCTTCTGTCATCATCAGCTTAGTTAAATGTTTTACAAACCTTATGTCTCCCAACTCTAAGGTCCTGTTCAAAGTTTGATCTCTGGTGGACTTGCAGGGATTGGATCCAAATGTGTAATATATCCACTTGATATGGTGAAAAAACGTATGCAAGTTCGGGTAAGGTTTTGTATTTAATTTTTGGTACCAATATTTCcaaatattattgttgttgttgttgttgttgttgaattggtCCAGTCTCACTTCGTAAAGTAAATTTGTATTCATATAGTTTCATCCATCAAATGTATCTAGGTTATTTATAGAGCGAAAATAAACAAAGCTCATTTGAAAAGTTATAATTTGGTGTAACGGTAATGCGAAGCTTACATTTAGGTTCAATGTGCACTTGATTATATCAATTATTCTTCATGAGGCTATTATTTTCGTAACGAAAAGTCATATTATTTACATTGCTCTAATCATTATAAGTAAAGGTTTGTTTGGTTATTCATGATagctttttaataatttatcacGCTGTCGCTTACAAACGAAGGTTTAATAAATTCATCTATTTAGTTTTCTTGGCGTGCAATATTTCCGTTATCATGTTTTATTCTACTGCCCTGAATGTCCACTTTATACCATAAGAAAATATATCCGTTTAGATGTCGAAGGTTGAACTAATTACACACCTCTGTAAGCACTTCATACTCCAACCTCTTCCAGGTTGTCAGATTCACTAGAATAATTTCTGAACTCTTATAACGCTCCGTTTCTCTTTCTACTTGAATggaacgttaatttaccttagacgaatatctacactagatagCCTTCTAGTGTCTGTTTTACAAGACTTCAATACAATTCAGATCAATAACATGTGACTAGCCCGACGAGAAATTAagttaatgtttctttgatacctttccagttgtcctccatagtagttcttTCTTCCTTCGGTAGATCTTGTAAGTCATGGAACCTGCTGTTGAGAGCTATCATgaatcccgaccgttgttgataccttgacgtggtggtcgggcttcctatcgtgatgaagcaaccgagctatactggctggaacaaccgttcctcaaggtcctaccatatcagacaggtcggttgaagagcggtaagactaaaagcaacaaacccaaggtccgaaggcgaagtcgtactgctgactgtacagaggtgtgacagcattaaagtgtttccttcagacaaccagcatgacagcgatgctgccttcccacaaggaggggtggggttagaaaaggtcgaccctaaaaatgcacacctcaccttacctcacggatttccgtctccggcggtaaggtcccaaaaagtacggagctaacacaaaaattacccataaaaaggtcgtatgtgaccgacctcaagcagttgtcccttgggctctgcggtcacgctcccaggtcactaagaccacctctaatccaatttccttttcaggtacctccagaacaacccttccacggtgtgggcaatcgggaagtgataaccgccctcatacctctaacagtactcaagaccattgtattcataatcaacctccgtcttcacttcctattattcctcctacatcgactttcacctctaaacttcctttttcggcttccccctcaagtgtcaccacagccaacgattctagtgctcaaaacactgtcccaggtctactgaaacctctctccaaactacacattggagccttcaacgtacgcaccgtatgtcaaatcggtcaacagtcttccttggctagaaccctcgaatctcgtaccattgatgtatgctgtgtctctgaaacacgcatacaggatcccagtgtggtcattcacttgacctcacctcgccaaaacggagagacaacgagatacaccctccgtgtatctggtgacgcgATGGCCAGccctcgtggactggcaggagtagggatagcactaagcatgagggcggaacaagcactgtcaGAGTGGATCACCgtcaacagtcgtttatgtgctgttggGCTAAaaggctccgtaagaactcggaaggatagggacacacgtcgttaaaccaaacagaaaggcatttaggtgggtattttagtattccggcacagcgaacagataatggtaatcgtctgctgcaactgtgctcagacaatcgtttatttttagcaaacaaattttaagcataaggagagacatcgtctaacatagcgaccccctacaccaaaccaacaatggactcaaatagaccatattgccatcagtcatcgttggagaggctcgatagaagattgttgctcattctggagtgcctgcttggactccgaccatgccctaatacgggcacgcatctgcttgcgcctcactggacgcaaaaaagccacagtaaaaagacctattagaactgaattgagtagcgagaaaaccaaaagtaggttccaggaacaactgaggtcacaattaggtagttctgaaaacgaggttgacccagatgttgcttggaaagctatagcaacagctgtggaaacagcagtgacatctatcagtgatttaaaccacagggttacaaagaaccaaggtctattgcactgatggattctcgtaaactcatcccatcaggctctgaacacgatgaagagcgacaacaaatcagatctaggttaagcaaaagtctaaggaacgaccgtgagcagtggtgggcaacgaaagcaaaagagatggaaaaggcggcgactatagggaacacaaggcagttttacagactaataaaagaaactggaactaataagtcaagtgtaagtggctgcatcgaccacatattcaccattcgtcaggttctagaacatagggaTACTtaccggcgtccgacaatggtggtctttctagACTTAGAAGCAGCATTTGAcccggtagaccgcgagattctgtggcagtgtctgtcattgaaaggcgtacctcagaagtacataaaccttgtgaaggctctttactcgaacactactagtcgagtcagagcttatggcgaactgtcatcagcttttgcaacctcaagtggtgtccgtcaatgctgtccactttctccatttttgtttaacttcatcatagacctattgatggaaataacattctcgtcgactgagttctcggatattgatctccttccaggggGTGCACTTATGGACTTAGAATaagcagatgacatagtcctgtttggtgaagacgctgatagaatTCAGAGTCTTTtagtagcactaagcaacaatgccagaatgtttgggatgcgcttctctccctctagaTGCAAGtttttgcttcaggactggtctgcgtcagcacctgaactaaggatagggagtgaagtagtcgaacgcgttgacaacttcacataTCTTGGAAGtgtgatcagccctaatgggttggtatcggacgaaatctcaccacggattcgaaaagctcgcttggcttttgccaacttacgtcacctatggcgaaagtgagatatccgtctatcaataaacggatgagtatactgcgcggcagtctgttctgttttaatttacggcagcgaaacatggccattaagagtagaagacacccgtaagctactagtatttgaccacagatgcctcagaaatattgctggcgtctgctgggatcagagggtaagtaatagtgaagttagactcagggtattagggaatgatggtaaatcagtcgatgaggttgttaatcttcatcgactgagatggttgggccacgtgtttcgtatgcccgaacaccgattaccacgacgtgcaatgctaaccggtgttggggatggttggaagaaagttaggggcggccaaatcaaaacgtggcatcagtgcttgaagtcactaacttctagtgtgagccatgttggtagatgcagacaacttggttggtgtccgtgtgactatcgtaaccaatggttggagactcttgatgacatggctcagagtcgatcacaatggcgtcggtgtatacactctctatcttcccttaaagtaagagattaaaattgcttcatatctttctttctatgaattaattctttcttcctgtactatatccttattgcaatctgtCTTTTAcgtattaccacctctgaattaactacttttatgaatccggtgttcatcttgttgtgttaatgtggtatggcaacctggaccgatgcatatatgtgcctggtcctacgttgtagctgactgactgctatcatgaattcgttgaatttgttagtatctcgaaggaagctgaattgaacctttgtagtgttgtttgtccagttgttcaGTTCTTCCTTAGCTAGATTTGTAAATAGGCTACAACTAGGTAGTGATCTGAATCATTAgggcaactccctgagtgtgtggagcattttcctcttcgtgaccggagtacagcagcatctctcctatatttagcctttgttgtccagcttgggtccaatgggtttcgccgattcccagtactgccacaTTGTATCTCCtgatttccgttgctatttgactggtctttctGGTCTCCCATATTGTACGGACGTTCCATTTACTTATGAAAATTGTCGCTCTAgttgttagaaggagcatcggcctcgtgaattctgaaggaactcggctttcaccatgaggcatcatagttcttctaaatgaagacctaactcaCGGGTCagtgtttaaatggtttgaattattttttctggctaGAGATTTTTTACCGAGTTAGTTTTCAACGGGAtgtggtcgctaaccccatgcccaaccctccttttttatccgggcttgggatcgggagtaactctagaagagctacagaggGAATTAAAGGCGTATGTAAGTTATTTAATTTGTTGGTTGTTTTTTATATGGCTACCAAACTGTTATTTTAAGTTTACAGTaccatttgtttattttaattgtcCCTAGGGTTTTGAAGAAGCGCGTGCTCAATTCGGTCGAATTCCTATCAGAAATGATGGTCTTTGTAGGTGCTTACTTGAAATATGGCAAATGGAAGGAGCTTCAGCATTTTTTAAAGGATTAAGACCCACTTTACTCAAGTCTTTTGTTTCTATCTCGTGTCGATTTACTGTGTATGAACAAATTTGCAGATTTCTACTTTATCAAAAGCACTCATAAAATCCTAATCATAATGTACCGTGAGATTTATCCCCGGAGCTCAATCCAAGTTTTGTCAATAAACTTTTCAGCGTTGTATAT
It encodes the following:
- a CDS encoding uncharacterized protein (EggNog:ENOG410VEQI~COG:C), whose product is MINQGKYYLHPNLIDKSPQFHSGNRSVGPVQSLISGGLAGIGSKCVIYPLDMVKKRMQVRGFEEARAQFGRIPIRNDGLCRCLLEIWQMEGASAFFKGLRPTLLKSFVSISCRFTVYEQICRFLLYQKHS